One Stenotrophomonas sp. SAU14A_NAIMI4_5 DNA segment encodes these proteins:
- the rnhA gene encoding ribonuclease HI yields MKTIEIHTDGSCLGNPGPGGWAALLRYKGHERELSGGEAHTTNNRMELMAAISALESLTEACEIVLYTDSQYVRQGLTQWMAGWIRKNWKTAGGDPVKNRELWERLHAATLRHQIDWRWVKGHSGDPDNERVDTLARNAAIQIRDGSPVN; encoded by the coding sequence TTGAAAACCATCGAAATCCACACCGACGGTTCCTGCCTCGGCAATCCCGGCCCGGGTGGCTGGGCCGCACTGCTGCGCTACAAGGGCCACGAGCGCGAACTGAGTGGCGGCGAAGCGCACACCACCAACAACCGGATGGAGCTGATGGCGGCCATTTCCGCGCTGGAAAGCCTTACCGAAGCCTGCGAGATCGTGCTCTATACCGATTCGCAGTATGTGCGGCAGGGCCTGACCCAGTGGATGGCGGGGTGGATCCGCAAGAACTGGAAGACCGCCGGCGGCGACCCGGTGAAGAACCGCGAGCTGTGGGAGCGCCTGCATGCGGCCACGTTGCGGCACCAGATCGACTGGCGCTGGGTGAAGGGCCACTCCGGTGACCCCGACAACGAGCGGGTCGACACCCTGGCGCGCAATGCCGCGATCCAGATCCGCGACGGCAGCCCGGTAAACTGA
- a CDS encoding lytic transglycosylase domain-containing protein has translation MMRRSLPLALGLVLGLAGNAGAQSLGAGISQNLTAASAVPMDPSLLPAASVRNGQEIFASFREGLAEPTCEAEATSPRWQKQFAHAPSRLANQDDDALVLFGYVVEELRKASLPTEFALIPFVESGYRPNARNGSGPTGLWQFIATTARNHRVPMANGYDGRLSAVDSTQAAVRYLKTLHGMFGGDWRLATMAYNAGEYRVLQSMRKAGMNAQNAKPAALPGLSPVTHAYVEKLHALACVLEDAEDEPGVMASLDRTVPVLKGHTLPAGTSVQQWAAQRALDPNRIARLNPALAGSSRPSGTTRVLAPVAAASAPVDDVATVATAATFVAPSASLQPAPQVARTVASAADRPRNRRHTVRNGESAWTIARRYGMPVKALLSLNGLSGSSVLKPGAVLRIED, from the coding sequence ATGATGCGCCGAAGTCTGCCGCTGGCCCTGGGCCTTGTCCTGGGGCTGGCCGGAAACGCGGGCGCGCAGTCGCTGGGCGCCGGCATCAGCCAGAACCTGACCGCCGCGTCGGCCGTGCCGATGGATCCGTCCCTGTTGCCGGCCGCCTCGGTCCGCAACGGCCAGGAGATCTTCGCCAGCTTCCGCGAGGGCCTGGCTGAACCGACCTGCGAGGCCGAGGCCACCAGCCCGCGCTGGCAGAAGCAGTTCGCCCATGCCCCCTCGCGCCTGGCCAACCAGGATGACGATGCGCTGGTGCTGTTCGGCTACGTGGTCGAAGAACTGCGCAAGGCCAGCCTGCCCACCGAATTCGCGCTCATCCCGTTCGTGGAGAGCGGCTACCGCCCCAACGCCCGCAACGGCAGCGGCCCGACCGGCCTGTGGCAGTTCATCGCCACCACCGCGCGCAACCACCGCGTGCCGATGGCCAACGGCTACGACGGCCGCCTGTCGGCCGTGGATTCCACCCAGGCCGCGGTGCGTTACCTGAAGACCCTGCACGGCATGTTCGGCGGCGACTGGCGCCTGGCCACCATGGCCTACAACGCCGGCGAGTACCGCGTGCTGCAGTCGATGCGCAAGGCGGGAATGAACGCGCAGAACGCCAAGCCGGCCGCCCTGCCCGGCCTGTCGCCGGTCACCCACGCCTACGTCGAGAAGCTGCATGCCCTGGCCTGTGTGCTGGAGGATGCCGAAGACGAACCCGGCGTGATGGCCTCGCTGGACCGCACCGTGCCGGTGCTGAAAGGCCACACCCTGCCAGCGGGCACCAGCGTGCAGCAGTGGGCGGCGCAGCGTGCGCTGGACCCGAACCGCATTGCCCGCCTGAACCCAGCCCTGGCCGGCAGCAGCCGCCCGTCAGGCACCACCCGCGTGCTGGCCCCGGTGGCCGCCGCCTCTGCGCCGGTTGACGATGTCGCCACGGTTGCGACCGCAGCGACCTTCGTTGCCCCCAGCGCAAGCCTGCAGCCGGCCCCGCAGGTCGCCAGGACCGTGGCCAGCGCGGCCGACCGCCCGCGCAACCGCCGCCACACCGTACGCAACGGTGAATCAGCCTGGACCATCGCCCGCCGCTACGGCATGCCGGTGAAGGCCCTGCTCTCGTTGAACGGCCTGAGCGGCAGCAGCGTGCTGAAGCCCGGCGCCGTGCTGCGCATCGAAGACTGA
- a CDS encoding class I SAM-dependent methyltransferase, with product MPLLQSHRQASLVPWFDSEPAAALRLLERQLLLPRLAGLPSQPWLWIAPTASWLEDAQLGGRGLRLYREGAGYAGDTRCALPLPLANESVNAIVLQHVTAADADYLLDECSRVLMPGGQLWLSSLNPFSPFRTRWRQHGLVVRTPQRLRLLLARHGLECDDTRYLGPLWQGAGSRRRAGWAPLRAACLFHAEKRTLALPGPTPLPVRWYGTVAT from the coding sequence ATGCCCCTGCTGCAGAGCCACCGTCAAGCGAGCCTGGTGCCGTGGTTCGACAGCGAGCCGGCGGCAGCCCTGCGCCTGCTTGAGCGCCAGCTGCTGCTGCCACGGCTGGCCGGCCTGCCGTCCCAGCCCTGGTTGTGGATCGCACCCACGGCCTCCTGGCTGGAGGATGCGCAGCTGGGCGGCCGCGGCCTGCGCCTGTACCGCGAGGGCGCCGGCTATGCCGGTGATACCCGCTGCGCGCTGCCGCTGCCGCTGGCCAATGAAAGCGTCAACGCCATCGTGCTGCAGCATGTCACCGCCGCCGATGCCGACTACCTGCTGGATGAGTGCTCGCGCGTGCTGATGCCCGGCGGCCAGTTGTGGCTGAGCAGCCTCAACCCGTTCAGCCCCTTCCGTACCCGCTGGCGCCAGCATGGGCTGGTGGTGCGCACGCCGCAGCGGCTGCGCCTGCTGCTGGCCCGCCATGGCCTGGAATGCGATGACACCCGCTACCTGGGGCCGCTGTGGCAGGGCGCCGGCAGCCGCCGTCGGGCGGGCTGGGCGCCGCTGCGCGCGGCCTGCCTGTTCCATGCCGAAAAACGTACGCTGGCCCTGCCCGGGCCGACCCCGCTGCCGGTGCGCTGGTACGGCACCGTTGCTACCTGA
- the dnaQ gene encoding DNA polymerase III subunit epsilon: MRQIILDTETTGLEWKKGNRIVEIGCVELFKRRPTNNNYHQYIRPDVDFEQGAQEVTGLSLDFLADKPEFAQIAEEFLAFIDGAELIIHNAAFDLGFLDYELSLLGPQYGKITDRCTVIDTLAMARERFPGQRNSLDALCRRLGVDNSHRALHGGLLDAQILGDVYIALTSGQEEIGFGLEDDSGADGAALLAFDTSKLLPRPRVVATSSELEAHTARLERLRKKAGHALWDGPKVEEVASA, encoded by the coding sequence ATGCGTCAGATCATCCTCGATACCGAAACCACCGGCCTGGAATGGAAGAAGGGCAACCGCATCGTTGAAATCGGCTGCGTGGAGCTGTTCAAGCGCCGCCCGACCAACAACAACTACCACCAGTACATCAGGCCCGACGTCGACTTCGAGCAGGGTGCGCAGGAAGTCACCGGCCTGAGCCTGGACTTCCTCGCCGACAAGCCGGAGTTCGCGCAGATTGCCGAGGAGTTCCTGGCGTTCATCGATGGCGCCGAGCTGATCATCCACAACGCGGCATTCGATCTGGGCTTCCTCGATTACGAGCTGTCCCTGCTGGGGCCGCAGTACGGCAAGATCACCGACCGCTGCACGGTGATCGATACCCTGGCGATGGCGCGCGAGCGCTTCCCCGGCCAGCGCAATTCGCTGGATGCCCTGTGCCGGCGCCTGGGCGTGGACAACTCGCACCGTGCGCTGCACGGCGGCCTGCTCGATGCGCAGATCCTGGGCGATGTCTACATCGCGCTGACCTCGGGGCAGGAAGAGATCGGCTTCGGCCTGGAGGACGACAGCGGGGCCGATGGCGCCGCGCTGCTGGCCTTCGACACCAGCAAGCTGCTGCCGCGCCCGCGCGTGGTGGCCACGTCCTCGGAGCTGGAAGCGCACACCGCGCGGCTGGAGCGCCTGCGCAAGAAGGCCGGCCACGCCTTGTGGGATGGCCCGAAGGTGGAAGAGGTCGCGAGCGCGTAA
- the gloB gene encoding hydroxyacylglutathione hydrolase, translated as MRLTALTAFADNYIWMLIADDGAAVVVDPGDAAPVLALADQGLRVDTILLTHHHDDHIGGVPALQARFPGARVIAPVDERIPTATERVGEGERVQALGRMFHVLSVPGHTRSHIAFHTAEHLFSGDSLFSLGCGRLFEGTPSQLLASMRKLGTLPVQLLLCCAHEYTVSNAVFARHVDPANAALWQRQEEALAMRRDDRSTLPVTLANELDCNPFLRVHTAPIRAAVSAHLGRDVVDDVDVMAGLRHWKDGFRA; from the coding sequence ATGCGACTGACTGCCCTGACCGCATTTGCGGACAACTACATCTGGATGCTGATCGCCGACGATGGCGCCGCCGTGGTCGTCGACCCCGGCGATGCCGCGCCGGTGCTGGCGCTTGCCGATCAAGGCCTGCGCGTGGACACCATCCTGCTGACCCACCACCACGACGACCACATCGGCGGCGTGCCCGCGCTGCAGGCGCGTTTTCCCGGCGCGCGGGTGATCGCGCCGGTCGACGAGCGCATCCCGACCGCCACCGAACGGGTGGGCGAAGGTGAACGCGTTCAGGCACTGGGCCGGATGTTCCACGTACTATCCGTGCCCGGGCATACCCGCAGCCACATCGCGTTTCACACTGCTGAACATCTTTTCAGCGGAGATTCGTTGTTCAGCCTGGGCTGTGGGCGCCTGTTCGAAGGTACGCCGTCCCAGCTGCTGGCGTCGATGCGCAAGCTGGGTACCTTGCCTGTGCAACTGCTGCTTTGTTGCGCCCACGAGTACACCGTGTCAAATGCCGTCTTCGCGCGGCATGTCGACCCCGCCAACGCTGCCCTGTGGCAGCGCCAAGAGGAGGCTTTGGCCATGCGCCGCGATGACCGTTCCACCCTGCCGGTAACCCTGGCCAACGAGCTGGACTGCAATCCGTTCCTGCGTGTGCACACCGCGCCGATCCGCGCGGCGGTGTCAGCGCACCTGGGGCGCGATGTCGTGGACGACGTCGATGTCATGGCCGGTCTCCGGCACTGGAAAGACGGCTTCCGCGCATGA